GAATTAAAGTCTGCATTCTTTTCGCAGAAACTTCAATCCTGCCTAAATATGTTTTGGCTTTTGCCGAAATGTTTTGTTCGTCAAGGTCAGACAAGCGGCTGGCAAAAGTCTGAATTTTTCGAAGCGGTTCCTGCAAATCATGACTTGAGATATAAGCAAATGACTGCAGTTCGATATTCATATTAATAAGATCCCTGTTTTTAAGCTCTAATTGTGCAGTACGTTCAGAAACTTCTCTTTCAAGTTTGTCCGTAAAGTTTTTCTGATCCTGAATGTCTGTGCTGGTGCCTACCCACATTTGTATATTTCCATATTCGTCTTTCTGAGCTATTGCCCGGCTTAACTGCCATCTGTATTCACCGTCATAACGCCTGAAACGGTGTTCTAACAAAAAATCGTTACCGGTTTTTACAGCCTCCATCCAGCTATTGATATTTTCTTTCTGGTCATCAGGATGTACAATTTGAATCCATCCCTGTTCTTTTAAATCATCTATAAATAACCCCGTGTATTTATAAACAGATTTATTAAAGTAATTCACGTTGCCCGATGGGTCGCTGGTCCATATGTGTTGAGGCATGGAATCTGCAAGAAGTCTGAATTTTTCCTCACTTTTCATTAAGGTTTGATGGCTGTTTTTTTCATCGGTAATATCTAAAACAGTTCCGAGCATTTTAGTAATATTTTTATTTTCATCAAAAAAGAGTTTACCGTGAACTCTGATCCAGCACACTTCAGCGTCTGGTTTGATGATCCTGCACTCATATTTATAAATACCTGTCTGAAGTGCAAGTCCGAATGCTTTTTTCAAAACAGCGAGATCGTCTTTATGTATCTGTCTTTTAATTTTTTGGCGTGTTATTACGCTGCCTTTTTCCTGTCCGAAAATTTGAGGTAAATTTTCAGAATAAATAATGTTGTCTGTTAAAAAATCTAAATCCCAGGTAGCAATTTCGGCAATTTCAATAGCCAGTCTTGTTCTTTGCTCAGCGACTTCTACTTTTTTGCGGGCTTCCACTTTATTTGTCACATCATAAACAGTAATCATTATGCCGTTTACCGTCCCATTTTTTTCAAAAAGAGGAGTATATTGATAATCGAGATAAAATTTTTCCAGTTTTTCTTTCTGTTGAATGTAAGCTATTGATTCATTTTCACGAATTGTTATTCCTTTAGAAAGGACATCATTTAAGAGTTCGGGATATTTTTGATCCAATAGTTCAGGGAATACCTCCAGAATAGGTTTCCCAATGGTTTCATCTGTCTTTCTTTGCCAGATTTTTTCCATCATTGCATCATTAGCTATTTCAATGACATGGTTTTTTCCCCTGAAGATCGTCATGGCTAGCGGTGATTCCATTACAAATTTCCGGAATGCTTTTTCACTTTCTGCCAAAAGATGACGTGATTTTACAGCTTCTGTTACTTCATAGCAAACAGTAATAACACCGGTAATCTCATCATTTTCTTCCCTTAAAGGATAGAAAACCAAATTAAAATAACCTAATTCTTCCTTGCCATGACGGTTTAAAGTTACCGCAAGTTCATCCGTATAATAAGGTGTTCCATCGTTATAAACTTTTGAAAGTAAAGGATAAACTGTTTTTCTTGCTTCCGGGACTGCTTCAAAAAGCGGCTTTTCCAGAATTTCATCCTTGCTTTTATCGATAATCTTAAGGTAGGTGTCGTTTGCTGTTTCTACTACTAAATCGCTTCCTTTTAAAATTGCGATTCCAACAGGAACCTGTTTTATAGTATTCCTGAATTTTTTTTCACTTTCTTCTACTTTATTTCGGGCACAAACCTGTGTAGTAACATCATTTGCAATAGCTACAATTCCTGAGATAGTTCCGTCAGGCTCTTTTAAAGGTTCATAAACAACATTTATAAAAGTGTTTTCAATCTTACCATTTCTTGTTAACCGTACCGGGAGTTCATAATCCCTGAAAGTTTCACCATTTGTATATACGTTGTCCAAAATAGCTTCTAGTCCCTGACCTGCAGCTTCCGGAAGTGCCTCAAAAATAGGTCTGTTTATAACTTCATGTTCCTTTCTTTCCCAAATTTCCAGCATACGTTCATTGGCTATTTCAACAACATATTCCTTGCCTCTAAAAATACACATTGCATTTGGTGTCTGAAGAATGTTATTAAGATAACGTTTGTTGCTTTCTTCTAATTTTTTGACCAGGTTGACCTTGTCTGTTGTTTCATTGCAAATAACTAAAACACCTGTCGGTTTACCTACTTCGTCGTTAACCGGGCTGTAACTGAAAGTCCAGTATACATCTTCCATTTTTCCGTTTCTGTAAATGGGCAGCAATTGATCTTCATGCCAGGTTGCTTCTCCATTTATGAGCACATTGTCAATAAGAGGTTTTATGAAATCCCAGATTTCAGGCCAGAAATCAGCTCCTTTCTCACCTAAAATAAAAGGATGTTTTCCCTCGTTTCCGAGGCTTGGGCGATATGCATCATTATAAAAACAAATATGTTCAGGTCCCCAGAATAAAAACATAGGGAATTTCGAATTTAAAAGTATGCCAAGTGTTGTTTTTAGACTTTGTGGCCATGTCTCAACAGGACCAACTAAACTTTTACTCCAGTCTTTAGCCCTTGTTAATTCTCCCATTTCCCCGCCTTTTGCCAGGAAATCCTGATTTATGTGAATCATTTTTAATTGAATATTATAAAAAAAAGAGATGATGCTTAGAATCAATAAATGTAGTGATTTATAAATAAATTCTTAGGCCATAAAGTTCTTAAAATTGTACTTTTTGCATTTTTAACAGATCATCTGAATGAGATAAAAAAAAAATTTTTTGAGTTAAAACGTCGGTTTTAAAAGGATGAACTTTGCTAAGTAAGGTTTGGGAAACTTTAAAATAAATCAAATAATTCAAATTGCCATGAAGAACGAACTTTCAAAACACGAATTAGAATATCTTGATGAATATCAAAAAAAAGGATATTGCTGTAATTTTTTATTTCAGGACGGAACCCTTTTAGAAACCGAATCGAAATATTCTTATCAGCCTGAAGAAATTTTTATTGTTGCCCATCACCGATATGAGGGAATGAGCAATCCTGAAGATATGTCGATTTTATATGTTATAGAAACAGGAGATGAAAAAAAAGGAACTTATTTATTAGGATATGGACCTGCTGGAGATTTAGAAGCGGCTGAATTTTTTAAAGACATACCAGAAAAAAATTATTCGGCTAATGCTGATATACAAAAGCTCACTTAAAAGTAATTTTAGATTTATAGATAAATAGGTTAAGGATTTTTTTATTTTGCTGAAAAAACAGCTGTTTTGGACATTGTGTCTGGATCAGCTGTTTTTGTTTTTGCACGAATTTACATAAAGTATTAATTATGAAAGTTGTACGAAAAATTATATAACACTAAATGTTTGTAGTTGGACGAAATTTGAATTGTTCAAAAGAAGATGATTATGTAATAGTTAAAAATTTGAACACTTAATTATTTGAACTTTTAATTATTATCAAATGAAAAAACTTTACTTAAATACAGGCGGGATTAATACCATTTTTAACGATCTTAAAGATAGTCTTAATGGAACTTTGACTTTAGAAAACAATCAATACAACTTAAAAGTTAAGTCCAAAAATGCAAACGGAACTATAAGCGGTATTACGCTTAATAAACAAATTTCATACATTCAGTTTGATATTGTTTTTAATGAAGATATTGAATTGAGTATGGAGTCATTTGCTAATTCACCAATTCTGTTTACGTATTGTTTTGAAGGCAATGTCACACATAGCTTCGGGATTAACGGCGAAAGAAAAATAATAAAACCGAATCAAACAGGTATCATACGAAATACTTCCAATATTAATAGTGTTTTGTATTTTGAAGGGTATAAACATATAAAGTTTGCCATGATTTGTAATAATACCTATCATGCAGCAGTATCTGAAAACAGCAAATTGTTTTTAGATTTAAAAAACAGATTTGTAAGCAAGTCAGGGAGTTATATCTATGTGGGGCAGCAAAATTCAAAAGTTACTGAAAAAATTAAAGAGTTCAATGCTCTTCCTCAAAAAGGAATCGTTAAGAACCTCTTGAAATATCGAATTTTAGAAAATATCCTGCAAATTGAACTTGACCAGCATACTTATGGATATAGAAAAAATATACAGCCAATTTTATCATTGGCAAACAGACAAATAGTAGAGCTAAAAAGGGTTTCGAACTTTAATGTTCTTGAAATATTCTCAGGAGCCGGTTTATCAGGACGAAATTATTTTCCAAGATTATTAAAAGAAAAATATCATTTGCCCTTTAATAAATCATACAATCAAAAACTAGTTAGCTAATAAGCCTTATATATTGAAAAAAAACAGCTTTTACCAAAGCTGTTTTTTTTATTACAGAGTTTACGATTATTGTTCTTTTTCGTAGTAAATTAGAAAATAAACCATAATTAAATTTAAAAATAAAGAAACGCTATTCGTAACGATTATAGGTAAATCTTTTTTCAAAATCCCGTAAACAACCCATATAGCGATTCCAAATGTCAGGACGCCAAAGGTAAGCAGTGAAATTTGTTTTACCTTTTTTGTTTTCCAGACTTTTATAATTTGCGGAATTACCGAAATGGTTACGCAAATACCCGCAAAAAGACCAATCACATCAATATAATTCATAATTTTGATTTTTTAGTTAGCCTCCTACAAGTTCACCGCCGTTAATGTGAATAAATTGGCCGGTTATATAACTACTATCCTCAGAAGCTAAAAAAACATAAGCCGGACCAACTTCAGAAGGCTGACCTGCACGCTCCATTGGATTGTCTTTTCCAAAATCAGAAACCTTATCGAATGTTGCAACAATCAACGGTGTCCAGATAGGTCCGGGAGCCACTCCGTTAACCCTGATTTGTCTTTTTGCCAGCATAGTTGATAATGATCTGGTAAAAGTTAGAATGGCACCTTTTGTACTCGAATAATCCAAAAGATGTTCGCTTCCTCTGTAAGCCGTAACCGAACTTGTATTTATAATGCTGTCACCTTTATCTAAAAAAGGTAAAGCGGCTTTAGTTATATAAAAATAGGGGTAAATGTTGGTCTCGAATGTTTTTTGAAGTTGTGCTGCAGTAATCTTTTCAAGTTCATTCTGAGGAAACTGAACTGCTGCGTTGTTTACAATTATGTTTATTTTACTAAAAGTTTTTACACAGCTTTTTATGGCGCTTTTACAGAATTTTTCATCTTTCAGATCACCGCTTATTAACAGGCATTGCTGGCCTTCTTTCTCAATAAGCTCTTTTGTTTTTTGAGCATCTTTGTCTTCATTCAGGTAAACAATTGCAATATTTGCGCCCTCCCTGGCAAAATGTACAGCAACACTTCGTCCGATTCCGCTGTCACCTCCTGTTATAAAGGCTACTTTTCCCAAAAGTTTTCCGCTTCCGTTATAATTTTCTTTAATAATTTCTGGTTCAGGGTTCATTAAATATTCGTTGCCGGGCAAATCTTGTTTTTGTTCAGGAAATGTTTTTATCTTTTTCATAACTCATTGTTTTTTACATACTATCTACTAAAATAGCCCTAAACCCCAGTAAGTATTGACTTAAAAGAATTTTAGATTGTCGCAAAAGGTGTTTTGATTTATAAATAATATCAATATGGGAATTATGTAATTAATATCTTTTTAAATAAAAAAAGTGTTAATTTTTTTTTAGATATATTTGAGGTTTTATAAAATTTAACTTAGAAGTAAATTTTCAAAATTTACAGTAACTATAACACTTTAGCTTACAAATAGATGGTATTAATTGTAGACGATATAAAGGCAAATATACTTGCCCTAAAAAAAACTTTAGAGCTGCATAATATCGATGTAGACACCGCAGAATCAGGTGAAGAGGCGTTAAAGAAAATTTTACAGATAAATTATTCCCTCATCATAATGGATGTTCAGATGCCTGGACTGGATGGTTTTGAGGTAGTGAAAATCCTTTCCGGAAACAAAAAAACAAAAGATATTCCTGTTATTTTTCTTTCAGCACTTAATATAGAAAAAAAATATATTTTTAAAGGTTATGAAACCGGTGCAGTAGAATATATTACGAAGCCGGTTGACTCTGATTTGCTGATTTTAAAAGTAAAAACATTCCTTAAGATTTACGAACAGCAGAATCAGTTAAAAGAGATGAAAGAGCTTCTGTCTAAAGAAATCAAAATTAGAAAAGAAGCTCAGGATAACCTGGAAATAAAAATTACAGAAAGAACCAAAGAATTAATAATAAAGAATGAAGAACTGGAACTTAAAAATCATGAACTTCAGCAGTTTGCATGGGTAGTTTCACATGATTTGAATGAGCCAATCCGAAAGATTCAGATTTTTATTAAAATCATTAAAGATTTATATCTTGCCAAAGATGATAAAGCGGTTGATTATGTAAACCGAACTATTAAATCAGCTGAAAGAATGCAGACTTTAATTACTGATTTACTCGCTTATTCAAGATTATCTGCAAAAGTACAGCCTGAAAAAACAGATTTGAATGAAGTTTTGCAAGAAGTGCTTTCTGATTTTGATTATCTGATCGAGCGTAAAAATGCTACAATAAAAACTAATGTACTTCCCACAATTGATAGTATTCCGAGCCAGCTGAGGCAGGTTTTTCAAAATTTGATCGGAAATGCCCTTAAGTTTTCTAATAATAGCGAAAATCCAGTAATCGAAATCACTTCAGAATTGATTGAAACTAAAGATTTCGATGCAAGCCCTTCTCCAAACGGAAACTATTGCCGTATCACTGTAAAAGATAACGGAATTGGTTTTGATGAAATTTACCTGGACAGGATTTTTATCATTTTTCAGAGTCTGAATGATCGTCAAAGTTATGAAGGAACAGGTATTGGGCTCGCTATAGCCAAGAAAATAATCGAAAAACATAACGGATTAATTACTGCCAAAAGCCAAATTGGCAAAGGGGCAAGCTTTATTATAGTTTTACCTTTAGAATATCAGGAAATAAAATAATTAATATAAAATAGCATTAGATTGAATCGCCATAAGAAGACATACTAACGATTTTATGCGAATTGCATTACAGGAAAAAGAGAAATATAACCAGCATATGAAACAAAACAACTTTAAAAGAAATTTATTAATCAGTTCATTAGTTTCTTTAATTATATTAATGATAAGCTCTACAGCTTCATTTTTAAGTATAAGAAGCCTTTTAAACAGCAACTACTGGGTAAACCACACTCAGGAAGTGATTTATAATCTTAACGAAGGAATATCAATACTTACCGATGCCCAGACGAGTATGCGGGGTTATTTAATAACCGGAAATGAACAGTTTCTGGACCATTACAATGATGCCGAAAAAAGATCGGATAAGATTTTTGGCATAATGGACGAACTTACACAAGATAATCCTTCCCAGCAAAGAAACCTAAAAGAAGTAAAGGAACGTACGAATGTTTTTTACAAATACCTTCACAACCTGGTAGTAAAAAAACGATTGGGCGGGCAAACTGCTACTTTTGATCTGAACGAAGGAAAAAAAATGATGGATGAACTTCGTGCATACTACAAAGGCATTGAAAATACTGAACAGGTACTTTTAAAGCAACGAAATGCTAATTCTCAGCGATATGGTAATTATAGTTTTATTTTAATTATTGCAGCTTTCATAATCGCTTTTATTATAACAATAATGTTCTTACTGCGTATTTTAAAAGATTATAATGAACGTTCTTTTCTTCAGGAAGAGTTAGAAAAAAAGGACAGGGAAACTGCCGAAAGAATTCACGCAATAAGTACAGTTGCATCTAATATTTCACAGGGAAATTACGATATAAGGGTCGATGATACAAAGTCTGATGCATTAGGCAGCGTTGGAGAGTCTTTAAACAGTATGGGGATTTCCTTAAAATCATCTTTTGATTTATTGTCTCAAAAAGAATGGCTGCAGACCGGTATTGCCCAGCTAAATAATGTGATGATTGGAGATAAGGAACTCGAAACACTATCGAAAGACGTTATTGAATTTTTGTGTCAATATACGAAAAGCAGTGCTGGCGTTATTTATTCAACAGAAGGGGATGAATTGTATGCAATTTCGGGCTACAGTTATCTTCCCAACAAAAGCAGGGAACACATCAAAAAGGGAGAGGGATTGATTGGGCAATGCGTGGCTTCAAGAAAAATACTGGAATTAAAATCATTTTCTGAAAATGATGTTCAGATTACCTATGCCCTTGGTGAAATAAAACCTAAACATATTGTTGCTGTCCCTTTAATTGATACCAAAATTGAAGGTGCTTTTGAATTAGCAAATGTAAAAGAGTTTACTGCAATTGATTTAGAATTTCTACAGACTGTTTCCAATAATATAGCGATTGCCATAAAATCAACCCAAAACAGAAAACGTGTTTTGGAACTTCTTGAGGAAACCCAGGCACAATCAGAAGAGTTAAGAATTCAGCATAGTGAACTCGAAGCTATGAACGCCGAATTGGAAACCCAGACTGAAAAGCTACAGGCTTCAGAAGAAGAATTAAGGGTGCAGCAGGAAGAGCTGGAACAAACCAATGAAGAGTTATCAGAACGAAGTGTGTTATTAGAAGAAAGAAATACTGAAATTCAGAAAAAATCTGAAGCACTGGAACTTACTACCCGCTACAAGTCGGAGTTTTTGGCCAATATGTCACATGAGTTAAGGACTCCTTTGAATTCTATTTTGCTCTTAAGTCGTTTATTATCTGAGAATAATAACAAAAGCATGAATTCTGAAGAAATTGAGTTTGCTAAAGTGATCCAGAGTTCAGGCAATAGTTTGCTAGGCTTAATTGATGAAATACTGGATTTATCTAAAATTGAAGCCGGTAAAATGGAGCTGGAGTTTTTAGATGTTTCGACCAAAGAAATAACAGACAATCTGTCAAGTTTATTTTCGGTAGTAGCAAAAGAAAAAAAGATAGACTTTGAAATCATCGCCAAAGATGCGCCTGTAGTTATAAAAACCGACAAAATGCGTTTGGAGCAAATCCTTAAAAATCTAATTTCAAATGCGATTAAATTTACAGAAAAAGGATCTGTAAGCTTAGAAATTAAGTTGAATGACGACGATGATAAAATAATCTGTTTTATTGTAAAAGATACCGGAATCGGAATTCCATTGGATAAGCAGCCATTGATTTTTGAAGCTTTCCAACAGGCAGACGGATCTACGAAAAGAAAATATGGCGGAACCGGTTTAGGCCTTTCAATAAGCAGGGAACTGGCCAAATTGCTTAAAGGAGAAATTATCTTGCATAGTAAAGTAAACGAGGGAAGTACTTTTACCTTATGCCTTCCTGTTTTTGGTTCTGAAATGAAAAAGGTAACAGTCGAAAAAACAACTGCAATAGAAATTGAGCCAAATGAAATTCCTGATGCGGAAAATCAAAAATACAATTATATCAGTACTGTTATCCCGGATGAAATTGAAGATGACCGAAATTCTATTTCACAAGATGATAAAGTTATTTTAATTGTTGAAGACGATATTAATTTTGCAAAATCATTATTGAGCTTCACCAGGGAAAAAGGATATAAAGGAATCGTTGCTGTACGAGGGGATTATGCATTAAATTTTGCGTTAATATACAAACCAATTGGTGTTTTACTTGATATAGAGTTGCCTGTAAAAAGCGGATGGGAGATTTTAGAAGAGCTTAAAAATAACTCGCAGACCAAACATATTCCGGTTCATATTATGTCATCGCATAAGCTGAAGCAGGAGAGCTTACTAAAAGGAGCGGTTGATTTTCTGGACAAACCTGTCGCGTTTGAAAAAATTCCGGAAGTTTTCATGCGAATAGAGCATATTATCAGTAAAGAAGCGCAAAAAGTACTGATTATTGAGGATAACCCTAAACATGCCAAAGCTTTGGCTTACTTTTTAGGAAGTAATAATATCAATTCTGAAATTAAAAGTGAAGTTTCTGAAGGATTAAAAGCACTCAATAAAAGTGAAATAGACTGCGTAATTTTAGATATGGGAATTCCTGATAAACAGGCTTATGAAATTCTGGATGGCGTTAAGAAAAGTCCGGGCTTGGAAAATCTTCCTGTAATTGTATTTACCGGAAAAAGCTTGTCCCTTAAAGAAGAAGTAAAAATTAAAAAATATGCCGATTCTATAATCGTAAAAACGGCGCATTCATATCAGAGAATGCTGGACGAGGTATCTCTGTTCCTGCATTTGGTTGAAGAAAATAAAGGTTCGGAAGGCAAAAAGCAAAGCCATAAGAAACTGAATTTACTTAATAATATTTTATTTGATAAAACGGTTTTAATTGTAGATGATGATGTTCGTAATATTTATTCGCTGACAAAAGCGCTTGAAGTCTTTAAAATGAATGTAATAACTGCATTTGATGGTAAGGAAGCTATTAAAATGCTTGAAGACAATCCAAATACAGACATCGTTTTACTGGACATGATGATGCCAAATATGGATGGGTATGAAACAGCAGAAAAAATACGAAGCAATCCAAAGCATTTAACTTTGCCATTAATTGCCGTTACAGCAAAAGCTATGACTGGAGACCGGGAAAAATGTATCAGGGCAGGAGCTTCAGATTATATCACGAAGCCAGTAGATATTGACCAGCTGCTTTCATTGCTGCGAGTATGGCTGTATGATAAAGTTTAATTAAAAAGTAAAAATATGCATAAAAAAAGGGTTTTGATTGTGGATGATGATTCCAGAAATATTTTTGCTTTAGAAAATACGCTCCGTGCCAAATCATTTGAGTGTTTATCATGCCTGAGCGCTGAAGAAGCTTTAAAAATATTAAATTCGGATGAAAATATAGATGCTGTTTTAATTGATATGATGATGCCTGAAATGGATGGCTATGACGCCATTCCTTTGATAAAGAATATACCTTCGCACGAATCAACTTTTGTTGTAGCTGTGACGGCTCAGGCTATGAATGGAGATAAAGAAAAATGTTTGGAGGCTGGTGCAGATGATTATATTTCTAAACCGGTCGATGTGGATAAATTGCTTTTGATGTTAAGCAGAATTTAAAATTTTATGATAGAAGATATCGAATTAGAAACCTTTATAAATGAAGTGTATGAATATTATGGTTTTGATTTTGGTAGTTATTCAAGAGCTTCTTTAAAAAGACGTGTAAACAGGATATATCAACTGGATGGATTTATTCATTTTGGTGAATTTTTATCTAAGGTCAGATACAATCCTGACTATTTCAAGCATGTTATTGATGAAATTACAGTAAATGTTACCGAAATGTTTCGGGATCCTGCTTTTTATACTGTAATCCGTAATCAGGTTCTGCCTTTATTAGGTACAAAACCTTTTATTCGTTTATGGCATGCAGGATGTTCTACAGGTGAAGAAGTGTATTCTATGGCCATTTTATTAAAGGAAGCAGGATTACTGCATAAATCCCTAATTTATGCTACAGATATAAATGCAAAGGTCCTTGATTCAGCCAAAAAAGGAATCTTTCCATTGAGAATGATGAAGGAGTATTCAGAGAATTATCGCGATTCAGGAGGAAAAGAAGATTTTTCGAGTTATTATACTGCCAATTATGGTATTGCAAAATTTAATGAAGAACTATCCCAAAAAATGGTTTTTTCACAGCATAATTTAGTTTCTGATACTTCATTTAATGAATTTGATATAATTTTTTGCCGCAATGTCCTGATTTATTTTGATAATGATTTACAAAAAAGGGCAATTAGCTTATTTGATGATAGTCTGGCGATTTTGGGATTTTTAGCTTTGGGTACAAAAGAAACCATAAAGTATTCCATATCTCCGGGCAAGTATAAACAATTAGATAAGGAAAAAATATGGAGAAAAATCAAGTAAATCCAGATTTTAAAGTTGTAATTATAGGAGGCTCAGCCGGAAGTTTAAATGCGCTAATGCAAATCTTACCGCAGTTGTCTGTTATAAAATCTTTTGCTATTGTAATTGTTGTGCATCGGAAAAGTACAGATGAGCAAACTTTTGAAGAACTGATTGAAATAAAATCACCTGTTAAAGTAAAAAAGGTTGAAGATAAAGTAGCCTTAATACCCGCATTTATTTATATAGCCCCGTCAAATTATCATTTGTTATTTGAAAAAAACCACACGCTGTCACTTGATACTTCTGAAAAAGTAAATTACAGCAGACCAAGTATTGATGTGTCGTTTGAGTCAGCTGCTGAGGTATATAAAGAACAGCTAATAGGGATTTTATTATCTGGTTCAAATTCCGATGGCACAGAAGGATTAAAAGCGATTAAAAGTCAAGGCGGAACTATAATTGTCCAGAATCCGGATTCAGCTGATATGCCTTTTATGCCTAATCACGCTATCCAGAATACAGTTCCAGATTATGTTTTAAATATTCATGAAATTCTTCAGTTTATTCTTTCAATTGATAAGTAAGTTTAATTATTTTAGTAGTTTGAAAAAGTAAAACTATAAAAATATTGACTTAATGAATTCACCTGTTTATGTTCTCGGTACCGGACTTTCGCACAACGGATCGGCAGTTTTACTAAAAGATGGACGTGTTTGTGTGGGCATTGAAAAAGAAAGGTTAAGCCGAATCAAACATGATGGGGGAAATGATAACCTCGCAATCCAGTATTGCCTGGATGCGGAAGGGATTCAGCTAAAAGATATTTCGCTTGTAGTACAGTGTGCCAATTTCGAAATCCCGAATCGCAATCAATTTAAAGGAAAAAGACTTTTTGCAGCAGTACCAGATTTGAAAATTGTTGATATTTCGCATCATCTGGCTCATGCCTACAGTGCTGTTGGAACCTGCCCTTTTTCAGAATGTGCCGTAATGGTTATTGATGGCTGCGGGAGTCCTCTTGAACAGTTTCTAAGATTGCATCCTGAACAAAAACAATATATAAACCCTGAATTTCTTGATGGAGTTGAGATGTTGTGTGAAAAAGACAGTTTTTACCATTTTGATGGGCAAAAATTAACGCCTTTGATTAAGGATTTTAGTAAAATGGCTGAAAAGTCAGGCGGTTTGTTTTCACTCCGGACCACACAGCATTCTATAGGAGGATTTTATGCAGCTGTGAGTTATTACGTATTTGGGGATATGGATGATGTGGGCAAATTAATGGGACTTGCACCATTTGGAAAATCAGGAATTTTTGATTTTGAAGCTTTTGAATTTAAATCAGGAAATCTGTTTGTAAATGAAGACTGGAAAAATCAGTTTACAAATCCTTCAAAAGGGTATGAGTATTTCAAAAACAACTTTGAGTATTACGCCAATGTGGCTAAATGGGCTCAGAAACAGGTCGAAAATGCAGTTTTACAATGTATTTATAACCGACTGGCAAAATTTCCTCATAAAAATCTATGTTATTCCGGAGGGGTTGCGCTTAATGCCGTAGCCAATGCCAAACTGCAGGATAGCAAAATAGCTGAAAATATTTATTTTGAACCCGCTGCCGCAGATAATGGGCTCGCTTTAGGCTGTGCATTTTATGGCTGGCTGGAATATTTAAATATGCCGAAAGTTCCTCATGACGGAAATACATGCTTTGGCAAAATGTATAGTAATCCTGAAATTGAGTCAGCATTTGAAAAGTCCGAATATAAAAAATACAATCCTAAAAAGTTTTCTAATGAAGATGATTTGGTAAATTATTGTG
The Flavobacterium flavigenum genome window above contains:
- a CDS encoding response regulator; translated protein: MRIALQEKEKYNQHMKQNNFKRNLLISSLVSLIILMISSTASFLSIRSLLNSNYWVNHTQEVIYNLNEGISILTDAQTSMRGYLITGNEQFLDHYNDAEKRSDKIFGIMDELTQDNPSQQRNLKEVKERTNVFYKYLHNLVVKKRLGGQTATFDLNEGKKMMDELRAYYKGIENTEQVLLKQRNANSQRYGNYSFILIIAAFIIAFIITIMFLLRILKDYNERSFLQEELEKKDRETAERIHAISTVASNISQGNYDIRVDDTKSDALGSVGESLNSMGISLKSSFDLLSQKEWLQTGIAQLNNVMIGDKELETLSKDVIEFLCQYTKSSAGVIYSTEGDELYAISGYSYLPNKSREHIKKGEGLIGQCVASRKILELKSFSENDVQITYALGEIKPKHIVAVPLIDTKIEGAFELANVKEFTAIDLEFLQTVSNNIAIAIKSTQNRKRVLELLEETQAQSEELRIQHSELEAMNAELETQTEKLQASEEELRVQQEELEQTNEELSERSVLLEERNTEIQKKSEALELTTRYKSEFLANMSHELRTPLNSILLLSRLLSENNNKSMNSEEIEFAKVIQSSGNSLLGLIDEILDLSKIEAGKMELEFLDVSTKEITDNLSSLFSVVAKEKKIDFEIIAKDAPVVIKTDKMRLEQILKNLISNAIKFTEKGSVSLEIKLNDDDDKIICFIVKDTGIGIPLDKQPLIFEAFQQADGSTKRKYGGTGLGLSISRELAKLLKGEIILHSKVNEGSTFTLCLPVFGSEMKKVTVEKTTAIEIEPNEIPDAENQKYNYISTVIPDEIEDDRNSISQDDKVILIVEDDINFAKSLLSFTREKGYKGIVAVRGDYALNFALIYKPIGVLLDIELPVKSGWEILEELKNNSQTKHIPVHIMSSHKLKQESLLKGAVDFLDKPVAFEKIPEVFMRIEHIISKEAQKVLIIEDNPKHAKALAYFLGSNNINSEIKSEVSEGLKALNKSEIDCVILDMGIPDKQAYEILDGVKKSPGLENLPVIVFTGKSLSLKEEVKIKKYADSIIVKTAHSYQRMLDEVSLFLHLVEENKGSEGKKQSHKKLNLLNNILFDKTVLIVDDDVRNIYSLTKALEVFKMNVITAFDGKEAIKMLEDNPNTDIVLLDMMMPNMDGYETAEKIRSNPKHLTLPLIAVTAKAMTGDREKCIRAGASDYITKPVDIDQLLSLLRVWLYDKV
- a CDS encoding response regulator → MHKKRVLIVDDDSRNIFALENTLRAKSFECLSCLSAEEALKILNSDENIDAVLIDMMMPEMDGYDAIPLIKNIPSHESTFVVAVTAQAMNGDKEKCLEAGADDYISKPVDVDKLLLMLSRI
- a CDS encoding CheR family methyltransferase, with the translated sequence MIEDIELETFINEVYEYYGFDFGSYSRASLKRRVNRIYQLDGFIHFGEFLSKVRYNPDYFKHVIDEITVNVTEMFRDPAFYTVIRNQVLPLLGTKPFIRLWHAGCSTGEEVYSMAILLKEAGLLHKSLIYATDINAKVLDSAKKGIFPLRMMKEYSENYRDSGGKEDFSSYYTANYGIAKFNEELSQKMVFSQHNLVSDTSFNEFDIIFCRNVLIYFDNDLQKRAISLFDDSLAILGFLALGTKETIKYSISPGKYKQLDKEKIWRKIK
- a CDS encoding chemotaxis protein CheB, whose protein sequence is MEKNQVNPDFKVVIIGGSAGSLNALMQILPQLSVIKSFAIVIVVHRKSTDEQTFEELIEIKSPVKVKKVEDKVALIPAFIYIAPSNYHLLFEKNHTLSLDTSEKVNYSRPSIDVSFESAAEVYKEQLIGILLSGSNSDGTEGLKAIKSQGGTIIVQNPDSADMPFMPNHAIQNTVPDYVLNIHEILQFILSIDK